The Aminivibrio sp. genomic sequence CACACGGAAGAGGTCACTGGTTCGATCCCAGTATCGCCCACCAAGTAATCACAAGGGCTCCGACGATTTCGTCGGAGCCCTTTTTCTTTGAACGGACTCTCTCTAGACTCCATTAATTTAGGCCCTTTCTTCCGCTTCTTTCTCCTTATTTCCCATAACTTAAAGATATTCTTGATTACAACGTTTTTCCTTTCATTTTCGCCATTTTACTTCGATTTGCTTGTTTTTTTGTCGCGGTTACTGACGATGAAAACGGGAATATTAAAGTGTACATCCTAATTTTTGGGGGTACACACATGGACCTGGCAGAGCAAACAGGTTTCAAAAAGCGACTCCTCACGAGTCTTGAGGCGGCGGAATATCTGGGAATATCACATAGTTATCTGCGGCAGCTCCGGAGCGATGGGCATATAGGGAGGCGCGTTTCTCCCCCTCCCCATATCCGAGTGGGCAAGATTGGGTTACGGTACGACATTCGTGACCTCGATCGATGGATTGAGGATCAACCGAGATATCAGACATACGCGGAAGTTCCTACGGAGGATTTCCAAAGATGAAGGCACCGGAATACATACGATTCTCTGCAGCGGTTCCGATTGAAAAACCGGACTGGGTAATCCCAGGGCTGAAGGTTGGGCAATTCGGCTTACTGACGGCTCCTGGTCGTACGGGAAAGTCATATCTGTTGATGCAAATCGCTATGTCTGTAGCCAGTGGACAGACGATAATCCCAAGGTTGGATGTTTCAGGAGCCGCAAAGTCGTGTCTGCTAAATTGCGTGGATGATGCTTCCGACGTCCGGGAACGGGGCAATGTCGTCCTGCGCTGTTTCGATGTAGAATCTTTGCTTGATGACAACCTTTTCGTTGCGTCCATGTCAGGGGCAACTCTTAGATCGACGGAAATGCTGAAATGGGAACCCGGGTGAAGAACAAAGCTTCAAAAGAACCATCCCGGTACCGGAACCCCTCGTTCGGATCATGCAGTTCCTGATGATCGAAAAGGAAGAGAAGGACAATATCTGGGAATTCGCCAAGAGCCCGGGGAAAAAATCATCCTTTTCGCGGAATGCCGCAAGATGGTGGAATACCTATGCCAGTGATGCCACAAAAGATACCACAACGGACTACGAATCCAAGTTTTCTCCTTCAGAACTGGCGCCCAAAATGAAAGCGATAAACGACGCGCTTGGAGTGGACTGGAAGACAGTGGCTGATTAGGTCCTCGCAGAAATGGTCAAGCGGCACAACATCTCCTGAAAAACTGAAAAAGGCCTGAAACCCAAACGGAGGGAAAGAGATCTCACGCTTTCCCTCCGTTTTTTCTTTTCCCTTAGGACGAATCTGTAAAGAGAAAAATACCGTTCCTTCTGACCCATGTGTTTCTACTTGAGAGCCATGATTTCCGGGATGAGAGCCACCGATTATCTCAAACAAACCGCTGTCACTTTCTATTGGAGCAACTGTCTCAAATAACGGTCGGTGAATCGAACCGCCCAATGTTCCCCCTCCTTTTCCTCTTCAACTATTTCTGCTTAAACTTCTTATTTCCATGGACCTGTCTCCGGAAAGGCGGCTCAATTCCACCTGAAAAAAGGCTCCGTCGAAATCGGAAAGCCGGCTCCCGGAGACTGTTTCCATAACAATATTATTTTTTTGTTTCACAGCATGCAAACCGCTATGTTAAATGCGTATACCAAAATTTCACTTTGGAGGCGGTAAGCATGGGCAGCAAAAAAGTCCGTATTGTCATCACCTGCGAGAGCAGGCAAAAAGCACTGGAAGAAGCGAAGAAATGGGTTCTGCAGCTCGAAAAGGAGGTCCTGGAAGAACGGCGCAACTGCAGGACACGGGGTCTGATTCTTCTCGGAACCGTTCTTCTCGGCGCTATTTCCGATGAGGATACAAAGTTCCGGATTTACGAGCGGTTTATTGAAATCGACACCCTGCTGAAAAGCAAAAATACGCCGGTGGAGTCGAAAAAAGCTGCAAAAGAGAAGGCGGGCAGGGCTGTTATTGACCTGGCGAGAGCGCTTTCGGAAAAACTGAAAAAAGAGGCGGCTGCTGCCGGCCAGGCTGCCTCTCAGGGCGGCACGGTTACGAAGCAATCATAATCATGTGGAAGCCCTACGTACGGTTTTCTTCCTTCTGCTCCGGGATGCGGGCCACAAATACAGCACCCGCTCATGTTTCGTACCTCACGAGGGAAAGGGAGTGCCTTCTCTGGGGTATGGAAAGCGGAAGAAGAGAAATATCCGACCGCAGGGAAGCCGCCACTCGATGGAAGGAAATCGCCCGAATGGAAACCGGGCTCTCCCCACTCGACACTCGGGCGGGGAGAGCCCGGTCGGATGCGTGCGTCCAGGTGCGCCTGTTTCTGCCCCTGCCGAATCTGGTCTTCGACGGTATGGACAAGCCGGAAATCAAGGATGCGCTCACCACTCTCGTCCGGGTACTCGAACTGGATTCGACGGACGTGATGTGGTCCCTCCACAAAGGGTTGCCTGGTTCCGGAAAGAAGGAACGGGACCAGAATCTTCACCTTCATATTTCCTATCGTCCTCGAAATAGCGAAGGGCACAAACACAGAATCTGCATCCGCAGGGAAGTGATTTCCCTGCGGGAGGCCCTGGGCGGGTGGCTCCAGGGAAGAGGGTACCCAATCGACTGGAAGTCAGTTTCAAGACCCGGAAAACGGCGGCATATTTCTCCGGAGAAAATCGCCATGGCCGAACGGGGAGAACCGCTCCACTCTCCGGAAGAGCAACTCCAGGCGGACCTGACCCTGGGAAAACGGCTTGTGTCGAAGCTGACCCGGGAAGAAGCGCGACGAATTCTTCTCGAACTCCTTCGTTCGGAAGATGCCGCCTTTTCCCGGCTTGAAGAAGAAATAGCGTCGCAGGGCTGGTCGATTTCTCGAACCCGGAGGGGGAAACGGGATACCTGGATTCTGAAGGACGAGTCCGGAAAAGAGCTCGCTCTTCGCAGAATCCTGAACTGCAAGGAAGATGAAGTCCATCGTCTTTTTATGGTCCTTCAATCAAGGGACGCGGAGAAAGCCCCTTCAAAAAAACTCTCCGAAATTCCACTGGAACACACGGAAGATAACACGGAAATTGAACAGACGGAATCTGAGGAAACCACTCCGGAAATCTCGCGAAATTAAACCAGCGGCCGTTTCCAGCCGCGCTTGCCGTCAAATAGGGAATGCCCGTTTTCCACCCCTGAAACAACCCCGCAAGCATTTCCGTTACCTCGAAATTTTCCCCCGCTCTTCCCCGAACCGCAAAGCGAAATGAAAGGCCTTGCAGGGAGTCCTGCCTGCGTTCCGATCACCTTTTTCGCCGCGCAGCTCGTGTGTTCCTTGAAGTCCGCTGGTCCTTTCCTGTGATTCGCTTTTTGTCTTTTGCCCCTGCAAGGCTCAAGGGTGCGTTGGCTGCCGCCAACACTCCCTTTCGGCAGGGGGCCTTCGCCCCCTTGCATCCCCCAAAAGCAAAGGATGAAAGGTGGGTCAGTCTTTCTCTTCCGGGGTCACTCCATTGCCCAAGGCCATTCCAGGAGCCAGCGGATCGCCTGCGCCCGGGACTGGAACCTGTGTTCGGAACGGAAATCGCCCAGCCCCCTCTTTAGAGGCGCAGAGGTTTCCAGTCCCTCTCCGGATTGCCTGGGAGAATGGGCAGTTTTTCTCTCGGTGTTTGAAAAATAGAAAGGGAAAATCGATTTATTAAAAAATAAACGCTTGACGGATCAGCTTCATATTGCTATTATATCGTTCGTTTTGTGTAAAATAGATCCAACGTTTCATACACCCATTCAACCAGGCGGCTTTTGGACATCCCCTGTCGAGGGATGAAGCAGAAGTACGGCGGAAATCCCGGAAATAGCAGAAAAATGTATAACTCCCAGAAGGAGGCAGTCTTGTGAAAGAGCCCCAAAGGTAACGCGCGGGTTCGCTTCATTCTTGCCGACTTTTCTCTTCCTTTTCTACAAACTCCACTCCCCCCAATCAATCGAAGGCATTGCCGGAAAAGTACCTTGACAAAAAAAAGAGGAGGTACCGAATGAGCGACGGCACATCCCTGGCGCTGCTTCTGGAACTCGTCAGCAATCCGCTGATGATGATCAACTTCATCCTCTACAAGTACAACCGGGAAGATTTGACCGAGATTGCCAAAGACGACCCAAACCTCGCCGAATGGATCGAGGACCTCGGCCGGACCGCCGAAGCCGCGCTGAAGCATCTATCAAAACACGGCATCCCGGTTGACCACCTCAGGCAGCCCGACCTTGTTTCTTCGGAACTCTTGAACTGACCCGACACCAAAAGAGAGGGAGCGGTTTTTCCCCGCTCCCTCTCGCCTCAACCGGAAGAAAAAAACATTCCTTCTCCGGGCAGGTCCTCATCCCCTGCAGACCGGGAAGTATCTTAAGGATACTTCTCCAGAAAGGGCAGGTGTTCTTTTGGTATCAGCGAAAAAAGACATCGAGCGCTGGAAAAGGGTCAAGGAAGAGCGTTTTGGAAGGGTGGAAGCTGTACTCTCGAGGAACGGCTTCGCCAGAAAATCAACACGGGGATCCCATTTTGTTTTCCGGAACAGAACGATAGAAAAATACTGCAAAGTACTCCCGGAATATTTCCTCCGGGATGTTTGCCCTGATGGTTCCCTGGTAATCGTCCAACACGGGAACTCGGTCAAGAGATGCTACCTTCTGCGGGCAGCCGGAATTCTTGAAAAGCTGGCTGAAATAATGGAACTGGAAGAAAAGATACTGAGCGGCCAGGCGGCGTAAAAACAATAACAAGAAAGGTTCTGCGCCAAAAGGCGATATATCACCGTAGACTGGGGAGGAGAATTCCTCCTCCCCGAAATTTTATGCACCTCAGGCAACTTTGGCATAACACAACTCAAAGTCTTTTTTGAGAAAATTCCAGAATGGAGGGAGAGCATATATATGCGAATGTTTCCTTCGGAATTTCTTGAATTTGCCTCTGTTTTTGAAGAAGTATGGGATGACCTTTTTGGGGAAACGCTATTCGATACTGAACACGGTTATGGTGTCATTTCTGTAGTGGAGATTAATCATCAATGCGAAACGCGTTTTTTTAGAGCCACTTGCTCGCAGATATGAGAGCCGCCTCCGCGCTTAAACAGAGCCATCGGCGCGCGGGGTGAGAGCCACCCCATTGGAACGAAGCGGCTCTGCACCTTGACAACCTGAAGATCAATCGCGGGCTGCTTCACGCATGGACTTTTTGCCCTTGATGACGATATTGTACGCCTGTGAACAGAGTCGGTCCGTTATCGCCTCGGCGGCAACCGGGACAGGAATCTGGTCCAGCCATTCGGCGGGCTCGAACTGGGAGGCGATGATCGTAGCCTGGTGGTTGTGCCTCCGGTCGACGAGCGAGAGCAGCAGCTGGGTGTCCTCCACGGAGATGGGAAACAGAAGCCATTCGTCGATAATCAGGAGGTCGTACTTGATAAACTGCTTCCTCAGGCGATTAAAGGCTTCCACCCCCTTGATTCTGGCCATTTTCAACTCGTTCAGCAGATCAGGCAGCTGAATGTAGCGGGTCTTCAGAAAACGCCTGCAGGCGGCCTGTCCGAGAGCCTGCGCCAGGAAGGACTTCCCGGCGCCGGTCGGTCCGACGATCACGACATTGCGTGCGTGCCGGATGTAGCTGCACGACGCGAGTTCCAGAATGAAGCTGCGGTCGAGCTTCCGGTCATCGTCGTACCTGATGTCTTCGACGCAGGCGGTCGGATTTTCGAATTTGGCCCCGTTGATCAGGCGCTGCAGCCGTCCGTGCTGACGCTTGCAGAACTCGCGGTCCACCAGCAGCGCGAAGCGGTCGCGGAAGCCCATTTCCTGGTAGGCATCGTCGTCGTGCTGCTCCTTGAGCGCCTCGGCGATCCCCGTCAGTTTCATGTACCTGAGCTTGTTCACGGTTTCATGATCAAGCATGGTCGCCGCCTCCGAAATATTCCGCTCCGCGCCGGAATCCGCGCCCCGGAGTTTCCTTCACGCCCTCCCCGGGCGTCTGGGAAATATCCATGTTCTTCTCGAGAATGTTCTTGAGTTGCTGGTACGACGGAGAGATTGTTCGCGAAACGATGATGCCGCAGGCCCGTTCGAGCCGGAGGGGACCGAACTTCTCCCGCAGGCTCAGCACGCCGAAACAGGAGCGGTAGGCCTGCTGCTCAATGACCGCCCGGTCGAGAATAGCTTCGACCACCCGTCGGGTGGCGTTCCCGGTTTTCTCTGCCCAGCGCAGGAAGCGGTCGCGGTCCCATTCGACGAAGAAGAGCTTGTCAGGGGGCATGTGCTCCGCGACGGTGGCATAGTCGCCCTTCCCCCACAGTCTTTTATGGGACGCAATCCGCTGATGCTGGTAGAATATTTCCACTGCCGCCTGCGTTGCCCGGACGTCGACCTCTTCTCCCAGATATTCAAACGGAACGGAGTAGAATTTGCGTTGATAGGCGATGTGGCAGTTCGTCTGGACCTTGGCTTTCCCCCACTGTGCCGGTTCGTAGGGGGATTCGGGAAGCGGGAGCAGGAAATCCTTTTCTTCGGCGAGAAAAGATGTCCAGCGGCTCTCGCTTTTCCCGGTCAAGGGCGCGGAATTGACATGCTCAAGGGCTGTGCGGACGTGCCGCTGCAGGTCCGGGAAGGACAGGATCCGGATGTTGCGGAGTTTTGCGATGATTTTTCGCGACGAAATCAACACGGCGTTTTCCGCGGACGCCTTGTCCTTGGGCTTGCGGACTCGAGCTGGCAGTATGACCGTTCCGTAATGGGCGGCCATCTCCTGATATGTCCTGTTCAGGTCGGGCTCGTAGAAATCGGAGCGCTTGACGCCGCTTTTCAGATTGTCGGGGATAACCGTCTTGGGAACGCCGCCGAAATATTGAAAGGCGTTGACGTGACCGGTGATCCAGGACGGCAGCTTTTGGTCGCGGAACGGCTCGGCGTAGATGATCCCGCTGCACGGCAGAACGGCCACGAACAACGAAGCCTGAGACATCTTTCCGCTCTCCGCGTCGAAGAAGGCGATCCTGGCGCCGGCCCAGTCCACTTCGAGCGAGAACGCGGGTTTGTGCTCCAGCCGGATGGTCGCCTTGTGAACCCTGGCATGCAGATGGTAGTACCGCCGGAATTGCGTCTCCATGTAAAAGCGCTCGCTGCTTTGGCGGCATTGTTCAACGTACTCCTCCCAGAGCAGCTTCAGGGTGACATGGGGCTTGGCCAGTTCAGCATGCACATAGTCGAAGTCGGGCATCTTGAAGGTTGCGTCTCGGGACGGGGCGGTGATTTGCAGCAAGCCTTGCGTCACGGCGGTGTCGTCCAATGCGTCCAGGTCTTTCAGGGTGAGCCAGCCTTGATCCCGCGCCTTACGCAGATACAGCGACACCGTGTTTCTGGACACCCCGTGCGTGGCGGCGACCTTGCGCTGACTCAGGCCGCTGTAAACGGCCCGGACAATGGTGAGAAAATCTGACAATTGAATACCTCCTGAGATAAATTCCGTCTTCCGACGGTAATTCGATCTTACAGGAGTTCACCCTGACCGGCTCCATGCCGGCGCGCCGGGTGGCTCTTTATGTGCGCGCCGGTGGCTCTAACACTCCGCGCGGGTGGCTCAGTTTCGCCGTGTTTTCCAATCATCAATACTTGGAAACAAACTTTCCCCAGATGCCTGAGGCCCCCCAAGTGTTCAAAAGAAGGTACAAAATCCCTGAAGATTTTTCAGGAGATTCTTTCAAAATATACGTTGAAAAACCGGAGTCACTTAAACTGCTCTCTTCATTTCTGAGGAATAGGAAGATAAAAGAAACACCAGAAATCAAAAACAAAAAACGCAACGAACAGATCAAGAATTTTTGTACTGAGAGAGGAATTGAAACACTTGTTCATTTCACCAGGTTTGAAAATCTGGAAAGTATCCTAAAAAAAGGTTTCTTATCAAGAGAAGAACTAGAGAAATGGGACTCAACCAATCAGCCTGTTTTTAATGACAGCCAGCGTATAGATCAATGCCCGGATTCAATTTCGCTTTCAATCTCCTTCCCGAACTACAAAATGTTTTTCCACTACAGACAGAGAAATTCTGCAAAATGGGCAGTGATACTTTTGAAACCGGACATACTATGGGAGATGGACTGCGCCTTTTGTATGGATAATGCTGCTAAGAGTCTAGTCAGTCGAATCCCCTTGTCGGAACGAAAAAATGTGTATTCTCTATACTCGATGTTCAAAGATCATCCAGAAAACAAGAGGTGCAATTTGGGAATACCCGATTTCTACACCACAAGCCCCCAGGCGGAAGTGCTTGAATTCAATCCAATTCCTGCAGAATATATCACCGAGATCCATTTTGAAGAAATTGAAACCTTCAATTCATGGATGAAGCTCCACGGAGGGAAGCAACCTGATGAACATCTTTTCAAATGCGAAACTCAGTTTTTTAAAGCTAGAATAGATTACTTGAAATGGCCAACTACTGCCGGGGGGGGAAGTGGTATTCTGGGCGAAGAAATTATCGGCGGAGATTTTTCAAACTATGACGGGGGAAACAATGCTGATGATGAAATACCTTTTTAGGTAATTAGCATGGCCACAAGACCTGTTTTCAAGCCATTATCCGCTTTTCCGTTTGTTGAGGAAATACCTGTTGAATTCAAATGGTACCCGGGGTTTGCAAAATCCCAGGCTCAGAAGTCCCTGCATGCCCTACACTCTGCAGCGAAACAACTGGGCATTTCTTCAATCCTGGAAATATCGTCCCGGTCGATGGATCCTTTGGGGATTTCTCTCAGCGCGTTCAACCTCCAAATTAATCCGGAGAATGCCAATGCCCCGGGAATGAGCGTGGAATGCGCCTTCCAGGGAAGCAAGGTTTTTCAATACGGCGGTCCATACCATGACTTATACAAGGTCCCAAGTATTGAGGCAAAGAAGGATCCACGAATACGAAATTCCGGTGACCTTGTGGCATTCAATTTCCTTGGCGAGAGTTTTCCTATCACTCCGGTCACAGCTTTTTACGACTGGATTTACATGACTGCATTGTCCCAAAATCCGAAGTTATCCAAGGAACTTCTGAATTTTGAGGCCTTTTCCGACATCGCTTTCAATCCCCAAAAATCACTCAACTGCCAGGCCCGTGCTGCCGCTCTTTTTGTTGCACTGAATATGTGCGGGGAAATCGAAAAGGCCTTACAGGACAAAAAACACTTTTTCTGTCTGCTCGCCGGTCCGCCTATCAAGCAAACAAAAATTATTGTAGGGCAAATAAATCTATTTCAATAGAGCCTGTTGCATAAGTAGCGCTGATTTAAGTTATCCACAAGCAGAAGTGCGGTAAAATAGTACATGAATCAAAGCAATGCAAAGACTGCCGGGGTGGATTATTGTGGCCTATAATTTTAGACATTGCAATCTAAATCAAATG encodes the following:
- a CDS encoding helix-turn-helix transcriptional regulator codes for the protein MDLAEQTGFKKRLLTSLEAAEYLGISHSYLRQLRSDGHIGRRVSPPPHIRVGKIGLRYDIRDLDRWIEDQPRYQTYAEVPTEDFQR
- a CDS encoding AAA family ATPase, which produces MKAPEYIRFSAAVPIEKPDWVIPGLKVGQFGLLTAPGRTGKSYLLMQIAMSVASGQTIIPRLDVSGAAKSCLLNCVDDASDVRERGNVVLRCFDVESLLDDNLFVASMSGATLRSTEMLKWEPG
- a CDS encoding ATP-binding protein, producing the protein MLDHETVNKLRYMKLTGIAEALKEQHDDDAYQEMGFRDRFALLVDREFCKRQHGRLQRLINGAKFENPTACVEDIRYDDDRKLDRSFILELASCSYIRHARNVVIVGPTGAGKSFLAQALGQAACRRFLKTRYIQLPDLLNELKMARIKGVEAFNRLRKQFIKYDLLIIDEWLLFPISVEDTQLLLSLVDRRHNHQATIIASQFEPAEWLDQIPVPVAAEAITDRLCSQAYNIVIKGKKSMREAARD
- the istA gene encoding IS21 family transposase, with protein sequence MSDFLTIVRAVYSGLSQRKVAATHGVSRNTVSLYLRKARDQGWLTLKDLDALDDTAVTQGLLQITAPSRDATFKMPDFDYVHAELAKPHVTLKLLWEEYVEQCRQSSERFYMETQFRRYYHLHARVHKATIRLEHKPAFSLEVDWAGARIAFFDAESGKMSQASLFVAVLPCSGIIYAEPFRDQKLPSWITGHVNAFQYFGGVPKTVIPDNLKSGVKRSDFYEPDLNRTYQEMAAHYGTVILPARVRKPKDKASAENAVLISSRKIIAKLRNIRILSFPDLQRHVRTALEHVNSAPLTGKSESRWTSFLAEEKDFLLPLPESPYEPAQWGKAKVQTNCHIAYQRKFYSVPFEYLGEEVDVRATQAAVEIFYQHQRIASHKRLWGKGDYATVAEHMPPDKLFFVEWDRDRFLRWAEKTGNATRRVVEAILDRAVIEQQAYRSCFGVLSLREKFGPLRLERACGIIVSRTISPSYQQLKNILEKNMDISQTPGEGVKETPGRGFRRGAEYFGGGDHA
- a CDS encoding DarT ssDNA thymidine ADP-ribosyltransferase family protein, translating into MFKRRYKIPEDFSGDSFKIYVEKPESLKLLSSFLRNRKIKETPEIKNKKRNEQIKNFCTERGIETLVHFTRFENLESILKKGFLSREELEKWDSTNQPVFNDSQRIDQCPDSISLSISFPNYKMFFHYRQRNSAKWAVILLKPDILWEMDCAFCMDNAAKSLVSRIPLSERKNVYSLYSMFKDHPENKRCNLGIPDFYTTSPQAEVLEFNPIPAEYITEIHFEEIETFNSWMKLHGGKQPDEHLFKCETQFFKARIDYLKWPTTAGGGSGILGEEIIGGDFSNYDGGNNADDEIPF